In Spiroplasma floricola 23-6, the DNA window TTTCTTTTATTTTTGGGGATTTTATATTATCTTCTCCAAATAATTTAATTTGATCATTTCATTCTTTACTATTTATACTTATAAGATTTTTTTTAACATTATTTAAATCTATTTTTTCAGAGTTAGCAGCTCATATATCCAATTCTTTATTACTAATTACTATATTTTCATTATTTTTTAATGTTTTTTTCATGATAACTCCCCCCACTTATGTTAAAAACTAAAATAATTAACATAAGTTAATAATATACTATTTTTTTTAATATTATCAATTAAATTAGTTGTTTTATACATCAAGTATTCTTTTGACATTCATATTTGATAATTTACATTTATTGTAACATTCTCCAAAATGAATAATTTAATTTCTTCTAAAATTTCATTTTCTCTTTCTGATTCAAAACTTGCAACATGAACCATAAAATTCTTTACTCTTTCAACTAATTCTGCTTTATCTATTTTTAACAAATAGTTTTTTCAAGTATCTATTTGCACTATCTTTGCAATAATTATCATATTCAACAAATATCACTTCATAGCTTTTAAAGATTCTTCAAATTCTTGTAAAAACTGCTTAAATTGAAATTCCCACAGTATAACCAAAAAAAGTAGAGTTAAATACCTCTACTCACTTTAATTATTTAAAAAATAACAAATTGAGAGCCTCCAATATTATAGTTTCTATCGAATTTAATTTTAACCTTTACTACTCCAAATAAATTTAAAATCATATAATCATAAGTTTTTAAAGATTTACTTGATGAATATAAACTATCAACAAAAACAAAACCATCATTTAGAACTTCATTTTCTTGAAAAACAAATTTAATAGGTTTTTGTATTTCTTGATCAAACTCTTTTGTCATATTAAAAGAAAAATAGATATTTTCTTCTTTAAAAGAGTTACTTGATAAATTAAACTTATTTAAGTGCTTTTCTTTATTTTTATAATAACTATTATTAAAGTTTAATAATGTATTGTTAACATCTCTTACACTTCTTATTTGAGTATTATTTGTAGGTTTTCAAATCTCATATTTATAAAATCATAAATCAAATAATCATTTTCTTTGAGAATGACTTTCTTCTTCTTTTGGCATATAAAGTTCTTTGTAAACATTAAATAACTCTAAACAAAATTCACTAAGACTTTGATTATGTTCATCATTTATTCCATTAATTGAATAAGAAATAGCTAATTTAAAATCAGGTAATTCATGATTATAAAAAGACTCATCTTTTCCAATTTTTATACTAGGTCCAATAAATTCAACATATCCCATAGCTACTCCAAGATCATAGTTTTTTGTTTTTTGATATTCATAAATTTCACTTTGATTTAAAAAAGAGGTTAAAAAACTATTTTGAGCAATTTTATAATTGCTTCTTATTTTGCTTCAATTAGCTCTATTAAATTGAGTATCTAGAAAAAATTTATTTAATTCTTCATTATTATTTAAAAGCATTTTTCTTGTCATTTCATATTCTTTTGTATTTGATAAGTCAAAACTTTTAATATCTTCATCGCTTTCATAAAAATTATTTACAATTAAATAGTTTTTATTTTCTTTTGCAAAGTTATTAGTTTTATAGATACTTTTTTTATTATAACTAATATCTATTGATGGAAATTGAGCTTTAAAATATTTATCATTAATTGTTTTTAGCAAAGAGTTATGAAAACTTTCATTTTCATTATAATATTTTTTTAATTGAGAATTTGAGTTTACATAAGCTTTAGAATCACTGCTATTGTTCTTTATATCACTTCATTTCAAATTTACATACTTTTGTGTTTCTTGTGAAATAAACATATCTTTGGCAATATTTTTATACATTACATCTCCAACTTCTTTAAATGACTTACTATCTGTTGAAGTATATTTTAAAGTTCCTGATTTTTTAAACTTTTCTATATTATTCATTCCCATATATTGAGTTACAACTTTATAATCAACTATTACATTTCCTATGTAACTTCCAGGAGCTATTTCTCCTGAATTAATTTGAAAATTATTGTTAAAAACCAACTCTACATGTTCAAAAACTGAACTAACTTCATCAAGAATTATTTTATATTTAGTTACTTTTTTAAGAGCATCTATCTTTTCTCTTAATAATTTTGCATTAAAAAGCTTTTCAATATCATTTGTTAGCTGTTTTTTATTTTCAATTGTTAACTTATCTTTATTTTCAGGTTTAGAGAATTTTTGAATATTGTACTTATTTAAAAACTCATTGTCCTCTTCCATACTTTCAACACCAATTAAGTTACCTAGAACTTCTTTTTCATAATGCTTTGTTCATATTTTCTCTACATCTTTTTGAAAATCTTGAACTATTTGAGTAATGTCTTTTTTTGATTGATTATTATTTTTTGTTTCTTTTGTACCACATGCAATTACACTAACAGATGATGATGAAACAACTCCAATTGTTGCCAATACACTTAATAATTTTTTCATTTTTCCTCCACTTTAAAGAACGATAAAAGCAATTCAAATTGATACATATGATTATAAAAAAAAAAAAAAAAAGTCAAATTTAAGTGTATAAAAACTAAATAGAATGTTCCCCCCATTTAGGCAACAATTTTTATACAATAATAGAAAAGGATAAAGTATATGGCAAAAAAAGGACAAAAGTTTAGAAAGTGAACTCAAGAAGAAAAAGAAAAAATTATTGAATTAAGTTTGAATGGTTATTCTCTAAAGGAAATAGCATTAAAATTTAACTCAACTACAGGATCAATTGGAACAATAATAAACAAATACAAAAATACAGATATTGGTGATTCAAAAACTCGTTTACCTTATAAAATAGATTACAGTATATCTCAAAAGGCAAATGATCTGTTTGTAGGAATTCTATTTGATTACAATAAGGAATTAATTAAGGAGAATGATATTTTAAAAAAGCAATGAGCCTCCAAGGCCAAAACCAAAAAGAAATAGTTCAACAATTATTGATA includes these proteins:
- a CDS encoding lipoprotein, with translation MKKLLSVLATIGVVSSSSVSVIACGTKETKNNNQSKKDITQIVQDFQKDVEKIWTKHYEKEVLGNLIGVESMEEDNEFLNKYNIQKFSKPENKDKLTIENKKQLTNDIEKLFNAKLLREKIDALKKVTKYKIILDEVSSVFEHVELVFNNNFQINSGEIAPGSYIGNVIVDYKVVTQYMGMNNIEKFKKSGTLKYTSTDSKSFKEVGDVMYKNIAKDMFISQETQKYVNLKWSDIKNNSSDSKAYVNSNSQLKKYYNENESFHNSLLKTINDKYFKAQFPSIDISYNKKSIYKTNNFAKENKNYLIVNNFYESDEDIKSFDLSNTKEYEMTRKMLLNNNEELNKFFLDTQFNRANWSKIRSNYKIAQNSFLTSFLNQSEIYEYQKTKNYDLGVAMGYVEFIGPSIKIGKDESFYNHELPDFKLAISYSINGINDEHNQSLSEFCLELFNVYKELYMPKEEESHSQRKWLFDLWFYKYEIWKPTNNTQIRSVRDVNNTLLNFNNSYYKNKEKHLNKFNLSSNSFKEENIYFSFNMTKEFDQEIQKPIKFVFQENEVLNDGFVFVDSLYSSSKSLKTYDYMILNLFGVVKVKIKFDRNYNIGGSQFVIF